The Methanolobus sp. WCC4 genome includes the window AATATAGAGTTTAACAAATGATGCCATATAAACATTTGGACACTCTCAAAAATCATACTCATTATGATATTGCCGATCTATAATGTTCCGGAGAAACGAAAACAAAATTAAAGAGACATAGCATCTACGGTGTGCCTTGAGACAATAAAAGAATATATATTCATTCAGGGTACAAAATAAAACAGGGAGTGACATCTTGGAAAAAGACGAAAATAATGTTCAAATCAGAATAAATAAACTTATTCATGAAAAAAGTCCTTACCTGTTGCAACATGCCCATAATCCGGTAGACTGGTATCCATGGGGCGAGGAAGCTTTCAGAAAGGCGAAAGATGAAGGTAAACCAGTTTTCCTCTCAATAGGCTACTCCACCTGTCACTGGTGTCATGTAATGGAGAAGGAGTCATTTGAGAACGGGAATATAGCTGAACTCCTCAATGGATCTTTCGTCTGTGTCAAAGTGGACCGTGAGGAAAGACCTGACATCGATAACATATACATGTCAGTATGCCAGGCAATTACAGGAAGAGGAGGATGGCCACTTACAATCCTGATGACACCGGAAAAGAAGCCATTCTATGCTGCCACATACATACCCGCAGAAAGCCGATATGGAATTCCCGGTATGTTCGACCTCATTCCCACAATAGCAGACCTCTGGAACAATAAAAGAGAGGAATTATTGAACAGTGCTGAAGGTATCACTTCTGCAGTTGCATCATACGGTGAACAGGAAAATGGAGAAGGGATCGATGAGAATGTACTTCACATGGCATTCAAACAGATAGAGAATATCTTTGATAACGAACATGCAGGTTTTGGCAGAGAACCCAAGTTCCCGACACCACATCACCTCACATTCTTACTTAGATACTGGAAGAGAACAGGGCACGCCAATGCACTGGAAATGACAGAAAGGACACTGGAATCCATGAGAATGGGAGGGATCTATGACCAGATAGGGTTCGGATACCATAGATATTCCACGGACAGACAATGGCTGGTACCTCATTTTGAGAAAATGCTCTATGACCAGGCAATGATGGTAATAGCCCTTGCAGAAACATTCCAGGCTACAGGGAAACCAGTGTACAGGGATACTGCAAAGGAGATACTGACATATCTTAAAAGAGATATGCTCTCACCGGAAGGTGGATTCTATTCTGCGGAAGATGCTGACAGCGAGGGAGAGGAAGGCAAGTTCTACCTCTGGACTGCAGAAGAGATAGAAGACATACTCGGGAAAGATGATGCAGTAAAATTCAATGAGATATTCAACATTCAGGTTGAAGGGAACTTTGCGGAAGAGCACACAAATGTCCTCAGTGGAAGGAATATACCCCACATGACAAAGAGCATGGAGGATATAATATCTGCAAAACCCGAGCATGACGAAGATACGATAATTTTCATAGAACGTTCAAGAAGAAAGCTTTTCAATGAAAGGGAAAAGCGAATACATCCTTCAAAGGATGACAAGATACTCACTGACTGGAACGGACTCACAATAGTAGCGCTCTCAAAAGCTGCACAGGCATTCAATGAAGACGGTTATGCAAAGATGGCTGAAGATGCAGCAGACTTCATCATTGAAGAGATGACCGAAGCCGATGGAAGGATGAAACACCGATATCGCGAAGGTGAAGCAGCGATCGATGCATTCCTGGAGGATTATGCTTTCTTCATATGGGGTCTCATTGAGCTCTACCAGACGAACTTCAGAACAGAGTATCTGGAACATGCACTCAGGTTGAACAACTATCTTCTTACCCACTTCATTGACAGCAAAGATGGTGCTTTCTTCCACACATCCGATGAAGCAGAAGAGCTGATATTCCGAAGCAAGGAAGTATATGATGGTGCCATCCCCTCTGGAAACTCGGTTTGTATCATGAATCTCCTTAAACTGGCAAAGATGACAGGGAACACAGAACTCGAGGATATAGCACATCAGGCAATGAATGCCTTTGCAGGAAAAGTAACCGCATCACCGATCGGTTATACACAGTTCATGTCTGCTGTTGACCTGGCAATGAAAGAATCTGTGGAGATGGTCATTGTCGGTGACATGGAAGATGCAGATACAAAAGAAATAATCGAATTCATAGATGATAGGTTCATTCCTGAGAAGGTTCTTCTTTTCAGGTCCATTTACGATAAGGACAATATATCAGATATAGCACCTTTTACGAGAGATATGGAGATGAAAAATGGAAAGACCACGGTCCATATCTGCCAGAACCATACATGTAAGCTACCTTCGAATGACATTGAACATATAAAGGAACAGATAGAGGCACTCTCACATATGTAAAAGGGGATGAAAGACCATGCCAACCGGACCATTCTATAAACCTGATATCGAGACAATGGAGCGCAGCGAACTTGATGAACTTGTGGATGAACGTATCAGGTACACCGTTAACTATGCTGCAGAGAATTCGCTGTTCTACAGAAAATGGTTCACGGAGAATAAGGTCAAACCATCGGATATCAGGA containing:
- a CDS encoding thioredoxin domain-containing protein, whose amino-acid sequence is MEKDENNVQIRINKLIHEKSPYLLQHAHNPVDWYPWGEEAFRKAKDEGKPVFLSIGYSTCHWCHVMEKESFENGNIAELLNGSFVCVKVDREERPDIDNIYMSVCQAITGRGGWPLTILMTPEKKPFYAATYIPAESRYGIPGMFDLIPTIADLWNNKREELLNSAEGITSAVASYGEQENGEGIDENVLHMAFKQIENIFDNEHAGFGREPKFPTPHHLTFLLRYWKRTGHANALEMTERTLESMRMGGIYDQIGFGYHRYSTDRQWLVPHFEKMLYDQAMMVIALAETFQATGKPVYRDTAKEILTYLKRDMLSPEGGFYSAEDADSEGEEGKFYLWTAEEIEDILGKDDAVKFNEIFNIQVEGNFAEEHTNVLSGRNIPHMTKSMEDIISAKPEHDEDTIIFIERSRRKLFNEREKRIHPSKDDKILTDWNGLTIVALSKAAQAFNEDGYAKMAEDAADFIIEEMTEADGRMKHRYREGEAAIDAFLEDYAFFIWGLIELYQTNFRTEYLEHALRLNNYLLTHFIDSKDGAFFHTSDEAEELIFRSKEVYDGAIPSGNSVCIMNLLKLAKMTGNTELEDIAHQAMNAFAGKVTASPIGYTQFMSAVDLAMKESVEMVIVGDMEDADTKEIIEFIDDRFIPEKVLLFRSIYDKDNISDIAPFTRDMEMKNGKTTVHICQNHTCKLPSNDIEHIKEQIEALSHM